In the Harmonia axyridis chromosome 3, icHarAxyr1.1, whole genome shotgun sequence genome, one interval contains:
- the LOC123676132 gene encoding protein yellow isoform X2, which yields MISILPKASTFRALWFLLVIYQVQATYRLQERYAWNYIDYAFNDINHKVQAQITRNYIPENNLPVGIEVWNDKMFISVPRWKEGIPATLNYISLTDNNSKSPPLIPYPDWKSNELGNCNTGMNTVYRIKADECNRLWVLDTGTYGIGNTTQQLCPYSINVFNLRTNQRIRRFEIPAELIKEGTFIANTVIDVGKSCDDTFAYFSDELAYGMIVYSWAENRAWRFKHGYFFPDPLAGNFTIDGLTFNWDEEGVFGMSLSPRYVTGEKYLYFSPLASNREFAVSTNVLRNSSKVDDSYNDFIALENRAPNSHTTARVMDDYGVQLFNLIDQNAIGCWNSLLPYHPKYHCVVDRDDVGLIFPSDVKVDAHRNVWVMSDRMSNFLQAPEGLNYNEVNFRVYMAPMKALIQGTICDVGLEGSRSYHVNELFE from the exons ATG attTCTATATTACCGAAAGCATCGACCTTTCGGGCGTTATGGTTCCTTCTAGTCATCTACCAGGTCCAGGCCACCTACAGGCTACAAGAGAGGTACGCCTGGAACTACATCGACTATGCCTTCAACGACATCAATCATAAGGTTCAAGCTCAGATAACGCGAAACTACATTCCTGAAAACAATCTCCCTGTCGGAATTGAAGTATGGAATGACAAAATGTTCATTTCTGTACCAAGATGGAAGGAAG GTATACCAGCCACACTCAACTACATCTCCCTCACAGACAACAACTCAAAATCCCCTCCTCTAATCCCCTATCCGGACTGGAAATCCAACGAGCTAGGAAACTGCAATACCGGCATGAACACAGTCTACAGAATCAAGGCTGACGAATGCAACAGGCTCTGGGTTCTCGACACCGGAACCTACGGTATTGGAAACACCACTCAGCAGCTATGCCCTTACAGCATCAACGTCTTCAACCTCAGGACCAACCAGCGGATCAGACGTTTCGAGATCCCAGCTGAGTTGATCAAAGAAGGCACCTTCATCGCAAACACTGTTATTGATGTGGGAAAGAGTTGCGATGATACATTCGCATATTTCAGCGACGAATTGGCCTATGGTATGATTGTGTACTCTTGGGCTGAAAACAGGGCTTGGAGATTCAAGCATGGTTATTTCTTCCCCGATCCTCTTGCCGGTAACTTCACCATTGATGGGTTGACCTTCAACTGGGATGAGGAAG GTGTTTTCGGTATGTCCTTGTCACCCCGTTACGTAACCGGTGAAAAGTACCTCTACTTCAGTCCCTTGGCCAGTAACAGGGAATTTGCAGTATCCACCAACGTCCTCCGTAACAGTTCCAAAGTTGATGACAGCTACAATGACTTCATAGCCTTGGAAAACAGGGCACCAAACTCCCACACCACAGCCAGAGTTATGGACGATTATGGTGTCCAACTATTCAATCTGATCGACCAAAATGCCATAGGTTGTTGGAACTCCCTTCTTCCTTACCATCCCAAGTACCACTGCGTCGTTGACAGAGATGACGTCGGCCTTATATTCCCTTCAGACGTCAAAGTTGACGCACATAGGAACGTTTGGGTGATGTCGGATAGGATGTCGAACTTCCTTCAGGCTCCAGAAGGCCTTAACTATAACGAGGTCAATTTTAGGGTGTACATGGCACCTATGAAGGCTTTGATCCAGGGTACCATCTGTGATGTAGGTTTGGAAGGCAGTCGCAGTTACCACGTCAACGAATTGTTCGAATAA
- the LOC123676132 gene encoding protein yellow isoform X1, whose amino-acid sequence MISCDFDVWIMISILPKASTFRALWFLLVIYQVQATYRLQERYAWNYIDYAFNDINHKVQAQITRNYIPENNLPVGIEVWNDKMFISVPRWKEGIPATLNYISLTDNNSKSPPLIPYPDWKSNELGNCNTGMNTVYRIKADECNRLWVLDTGTYGIGNTTQQLCPYSINVFNLRTNQRIRRFEIPAELIKEGTFIANTVIDVGKSCDDTFAYFSDELAYGMIVYSWAENRAWRFKHGYFFPDPLAGNFTIDGLTFNWDEEGVFGMSLSPRYVTGEKYLYFSPLASNREFAVSTNVLRNSSKVDDSYNDFIALENRAPNSHTTARVMDDYGVQLFNLIDQNAIGCWNSLLPYHPKYHCVVDRDDVGLIFPSDVKVDAHRNVWVMSDRMSNFLQAPEGLNYNEVNFRVYMAPMKALIQGTICDVGLEGSRSYHVNELFE is encoded by the exons ATGATCTCTTGTGATTTCGATGTTTGGATTATG attTCTATATTACCGAAAGCATCGACCTTTCGGGCGTTATGGTTCCTTCTAGTCATCTACCAGGTCCAGGCCACCTACAGGCTACAAGAGAGGTACGCCTGGAACTACATCGACTATGCCTTCAACGACATCAATCATAAGGTTCAAGCTCAGATAACGCGAAACTACATTCCTGAAAACAATCTCCCTGTCGGAATTGAAGTATGGAATGACAAAATGTTCATTTCTGTACCAAGATGGAAGGAAG GTATACCAGCCACACTCAACTACATCTCCCTCACAGACAACAACTCAAAATCCCCTCCTCTAATCCCCTATCCGGACTGGAAATCCAACGAGCTAGGAAACTGCAATACCGGCATGAACACAGTCTACAGAATCAAGGCTGACGAATGCAACAGGCTCTGGGTTCTCGACACCGGAACCTACGGTATTGGAAACACCACTCAGCAGCTATGCCCTTACAGCATCAACGTCTTCAACCTCAGGACCAACCAGCGGATCAGACGTTTCGAGATCCCAGCTGAGTTGATCAAAGAAGGCACCTTCATCGCAAACACTGTTATTGATGTGGGAAAGAGTTGCGATGATACATTCGCATATTTCAGCGACGAATTGGCCTATGGTATGATTGTGTACTCTTGGGCTGAAAACAGGGCTTGGAGATTCAAGCATGGTTATTTCTTCCCCGATCCTCTTGCCGGTAACTTCACCATTGATGGGTTGACCTTCAACTGGGATGAGGAAG GTGTTTTCGGTATGTCCTTGTCACCCCGTTACGTAACCGGTGAAAAGTACCTCTACTTCAGTCCCTTGGCCAGTAACAGGGAATTTGCAGTATCCACCAACGTCCTCCGTAACAGTTCCAAAGTTGATGACAGCTACAATGACTTCATAGCCTTGGAAAACAGGGCACCAAACTCCCACACCACAGCCAGAGTTATGGACGATTATGGTGTCCAACTATTCAATCTGATCGACCAAAATGCCATAGGTTGTTGGAACTCCCTTCTTCCTTACCATCCCAAGTACCACTGCGTCGTTGACAGAGATGACGTCGGCCTTATATTCCCTTCAGACGTCAAAGTTGACGCACATAGGAACGTTTGGGTGATGTCGGATAGGATGTCGAACTTCCTTCAGGCTCCAGAAGGCCTTAACTATAACGAGGTCAATTTTAGGGTGTACATGGCACCTATGAAGGCTTTGATCCAGGGTACCATCTGTGATGTAGGTTTGGAAGGCAGTCGCAGTTACCACGTCAACGAATTGTTCGAATAA